A genomic region of Antennarius striatus isolate MH-2024 chromosome 16, ASM4005453v1, whole genome shotgun sequence contains the following coding sequences:
- the anapc2 gene encoding anaphase-promoting complex subunit 2 isoform X2, whose amino-acid sequence MEVSPCSRVPEQTLSDSLALLCSQGLGRLLGGWLLETLQIRLSSSVVPEFWSGLKQPENDLEERCRAWVLLTAFRTLLDRLDPFLGGLERLGTWHDKGHESLCGPQPRGLQERAFTIIRALLLFSPSPVLQERVLEFYSRTFSVYMHQQGEAEDGAEAPGGPEGGVCPGCGVPTQQCWCQDALEQLRELSHTLSKLQLLEWVSSEAVTSILHRLIEQRMEQHCRGEYERSFLLEFQEWLELVLGWLSKVFASEADGDGVPGAPTGNTVLKQWRCHMHQFFCRIYVNMRIEELFSIIRDFPESKAAIEDLKFCLDRTNQRQQLLTSLKSAFESRLLHPGVHTSDILTVYISAIKALRELDPSMVVLQVACQPIRKYLRTREDTVRQIVAGLTGDAEGCTDLASELSRGDPVTLEMQDSDEEGNDPEDWTPDPTDALPDKTGSKRRSCDIISLLVSIYGSKDIFIDEYRAVLADRLLHQLNYNTAREIRNVELLKLRFGESHMHYCEVMLKDMADSRRINSNIREEESRLSEEEQPPLALSSIILSSEFWPSLKEEKLELPPLVCQAMEAYTHRYEKLKAMRTLSWKPHLGSVTLDVELEDRTLSNLTVSPIHAAIILHFQEKDSWTLEELSAKLGAAKELVHRKLALWQQHGVLREEAGGRYYVVETGSSKEKMERGVMLIDSDEERDSNTTTQSEQREEKLQLFWAYIQAMLTNLDSMTLERIHSMLRMFVATGPVVTEMDVNELEAFLQRKVREHQLMVSAGVYRLPKSN is encoded by the exons GTGTCCCCCTGCAGCCGGGTGCCGGAGCAGACCCTCTCCGACTCGCTGgccctcctctgcagtcaggGTCTGGGTCGGCTCCTGGGGGGCTGGCTGCTGGAGACCTTACAGATacgtctctcctcctctgtggtTCCTGAGTTCTGGTCTGGACTCAAGCAGCCCGAGAACGATCTGGAGGAGAGGTGCAGGGCCTGGGTTCTCCTCACTGCCTTCAGGACTCTGTTGGACCGGCTGGACCCTTTCCTGG GTGGTTTAGAGAGGCTGGGCACATGGCACGACAAGGGCCACGAGAGCCTGTGTGGTCCACAGCCCAGGGGCCTCCAGGAGCGGGCCTTCACCATCATAAGggccctcctcctcttctccccgTCTCCAGTTCTCCAGGAGCGAGTTCTGGAGTTCTACAGCAGGACCTTCTCCGTCTACATGCACCAGCAGGGGGAAGCAGAGGACGGGGCCGAGGCTCCAGGGGGCCCAGAGGGCGGGGTCTGCCCGGGCTGTGGGGTCCCGACCCAGCAGTGCTGGTGTCAGGATGCTCTGGAGCAGCTGAGGGAGCTCAGCCACACCCT CTCcaagctgcagctgctggagtgGGTCAGCTCCGAGGCCGTCACCTCCATCCTGCACCGCCTCATCGAGCAGCGCATGGAGCAGCACTGTCGGGGCGAGTACGAGCGCTCCTTCCTGCTGGAGTTCCAGGAG TGGCTGGAGCTGGTGCTCGGTTGGCTCAGCAAAGTGTTCGCGAGCGAGGCGGACGGAGACGGCGTTCCCGGCGCTCCGACTGGCAACACGGTCCTGAAGCAGTGGCGGTGCCACATGCACCAGTTCTTCTGCAGGATCTACGTCAACATGAGGATCGAGGAGCTCTTCAGCATCATCAGAG ATTTCCCAGAATCCAAAGCAGCGATCGAAGACCTCAAGTTCTGTCTGGACAGAACCAACCAGAGGCAGCAGCTCCTCACGTCGCTCAAATCGGCGTTTGAGAGCCGTCTGCTGCACCCAG GCGTCCACACGTCCGACATCCTCACCGTCTACATCTCCGCCATCAAGGCCCTCAGAGAGCTGGACCCCTCCATGGTCGTCCTGCAGGTCGCCTGCCAGCCCATCCGCAAATACCTGAG GACTCGGGAGGATACGGTGAGGCAGATCGTCGCAGGTCTGACCGGAGACGCCGAAGGATGCACAGACTTGGCGTCAGAGCTGTCCAGAGGCGACCCCGTGACCCTGGAGATGCAGGACAGCGACGAAGAAGGCAACGACCCGGAGGACTGGACGCCGGACCCGACCGACGCCCTCCCgg acaaGACAGGATCGAAGCGGCGctcgtgtgacatcatcagcctgcTGGTCAGCATCTACGGCAGCAAGGACATCTTCATCGACGAGTACCGCGCCGTGTTGGCCGACAGGCTGCTGCACCAGCTCAACTACAACACGGCCAG gGAGATCCGGAACgtggagctgctgaagctgcgGTTTGGAGAATCTCACATGCATTACTGCGAGGTGATGCTGAAG gaCATGGCGGACTCCCGCAGGATCAACAGTAACATCCGTGAGGAGGAGTCGCGGCTGAGTGAGGAGGAGCAGCCCCCTCTGGCACTGTCCTCCATCATCCTGTCCTCAGAGTTCTGGCCCTCCCTaaaggaggagaagctggagctCCCCCCGCTGGTGTGCCAGGCCATGGAGGCCTACACCCACCGCTACGAGAAGCTCAAG GCCATGAGGACGCTGAGCTGGAAGCCCCACCTGGGCTCCGTCACGCTGGACGTGGAGCTGGAGGACCGCACCCTCAGCAACCTGACCGTGTCCCCGATCCACGCTGCCATCATCCTGCACTTCCAGGAAAAAG ACTCCTGGACTCTGGAGGAGCTGAGCGCCAAGCTGGGCGCCGCCAAGGAGCTGGTGCACAGGAAGCTGGCGCTGTGGCAGCAGCACGGCGTGCTGAGGGAGGAGGCGGGGGGGCGTTACTACGTGGTGGAGACGGGCTCCTCCAAGGAGAAGATGGAGCGGGGGGTGATGCTGATCGACAGCGACGAGGAGAGAGactccaacaccaccacccaatcagagcagagggaggagaagCTGCAG ctCTTCTGGGCCTACATCCAGGCCATGCTGACCAACCTGGACAGCATGACGCTGGAACGCATCCACTCCATGCTGCGGATGTTCGTCGCCACGGGACCCGTCGTCACGGAGATGGACGTCAACGAGCTGGAGGCCTTCCTGCAGAGGAAGGTGAGGGAGCATCAGCTGATGGTGTCCGCAGGCGTCTACAGGCTCCCCAAGTCCAACTGA
- the anapc2 gene encoding anaphase-promoting complex subunit 2 isoform X1, with translation MEAEEVVMESESAEASGAAAGLEVAEAWEAVTAALVSPCSRVPEQTLSDSLALLCSQGLGRLLGGWLLETLQIRLSSSVVPEFWSGLKQPENDLEERCRAWVLLTAFRTLLDRLDPFLGGLERLGTWHDKGHESLCGPQPRGLQERAFTIIRALLLFSPSPVLQERVLEFYSRTFSVYMHQQGEAEDGAEAPGGPEGGVCPGCGVPTQQCWCQDALEQLRELSHTLSKLQLLEWVSSEAVTSILHRLIEQRMEQHCRGEYERSFLLEFQEWLELVLGWLSKVFASEADGDGVPGAPTGNTVLKQWRCHMHQFFCRIYVNMRIEELFSIIRDFPESKAAIEDLKFCLDRTNQRQQLLTSLKSAFESRLLHPGVHTSDILTVYISAIKALRELDPSMVVLQVACQPIRKYLRTREDTVRQIVAGLTGDAEGCTDLASELSRGDPVTLEMQDSDEEGNDPEDWTPDPTDALPDKTGSKRRSCDIISLLVSIYGSKDIFIDEYRAVLADRLLHQLNYNTAREIRNVELLKLRFGESHMHYCEVMLKDMADSRRINSNIREEESRLSEEEQPPLALSSIILSSEFWPSLKEEKLELPPLVCQAMEAYTHRYEKLKAMRTLSWKPHLGSVTLDVELEDRTLSNLTVSPIHAAIILHFQEKDSWTLEELSAKLGAAKELVHRKLALWQQHGVLREEAGGRYYVVETGSSKEKMERGVMLIDSDEERDSNTTTQSEQREEKLQLFWAYIQAMLTNLDSMTLERIHSMLRMFVATGPVVTEMDVNELEAFLQRKVREHQLMVSAGVYRLPKSN, from the exons GTGTCCCCCTGCAGCCGGGTGCCGGAGCAGACCCTCTCCGACTCGCTGgccctcctctgcagtcaggGTCTGGGTCGGCTCCTGGGGGGCTGGCTGCTGGAGACCTTACAGATacgtctctcctcctctgtggtTCCTGAGTTCTGGTCTGGACTCAAGCAGCCCGAGAACGATCTGGAGGAGAGGTGCAGGGCCTGGGTTCTCCTCACTGCCTTCAGGACTCTGTTGGACCGGCTGGACCCTTTCCTGG GTGGTTTAGAGAGGCTGGGCACATGGCACGACAAGGGCCACGAGAGCCTGTGTGGTCCACAGCCCAGGGGCCTCCAGGAGCGGGCCTTCACCATCATAAGggccctcctcctcttctccccgTCTCCAGTTCTCCAGGAGCGAGTTCTGGAGTTCTACAGCAGGACCTTCTCCGTCTACATGCACCAGCAGGGGGAAGCAGAGGACGGGGCCGAGGCTCCAGGGGGCCCAGAGGGCGGGGTCTGCCCGGGCTGTGGGGTCCCGACCCAGCAGTGCTGGTGTCAGGATGCTCTGGAGCAGCTGAGGGAGCTCAGCCACACCCT CTCcaagctgcagctgctggagtgGGTCAGCTCCGAGGCCGTCACCTCCATCCTGCACCGCCTCATCGAGCAGCGCATGGAGCAGCACTGTCGGGGCGAGTACGAGCGCTCCTTCCTGCTGGAGTTCCAGGAG TGGCTGGAGCTGGTGCTCGGTTGGCTCAGCAAAGTGTTCGCGAGCGAGGCGGACGGAGACGGCGTTCCCGGCGCTCCGACTGGCAACACGGTCCTGAAGCAGTGGCGGTGCCACATGCACCAGTTCTTCTGCAGGATCTACGTCAACATGAGGATCGAGGAGCTCTTCAGCATCATCAGAG ATTTCCCAGAATCCAAAGCAGCGATCGAAGACCTCAAGTTCTGTCTGGACAGAACCAACCAGAGGCAGCAGCTCCTCACGTCGCTCAAATCGGCGTTTGAGAGCCGTCTGCTGCACCCAG GCGTCCACACGTCCGACATCCTCACCGTCTACATCTCCGCCATCAAGGCCCTCAGAGAGCTGGACCCCTCCATGGTCGTCCTGCAGGTCGCCTGCCAGCCCATCCGCAAATACCTGAG GACTCGGGAGGATACGGTGAGGCAGATCGTCGCAGGTCTGACCGGAGACGCCGAAGGATGCACAGACTTGGCGTCAGAGCTGTCCAGAGGCGACCCCGTGACCCTGGAGATGCAGGACAGCGACGAAGAAGGCAACGACCCGGAGGACTGGACGCCGGACCCGACCGACGCCCTCCCgg acaaGACAGGATCGAAGCGGCGctcgtgtgacatcatcagcctgcTGGTCAGCATCTACGGCAGCAAGGACATCTTCATCGACGAGTACCGCGCCGTGTTGGCCGACAGGCTGCTGCACCAGCTCAACTACAACACGGCCAG gGAGATCCGGAACgtggagctgctgaagctgcgGTTTGGAGAATCTCACATGCATTACTGCGAGGTGATGCTGAAG gaCATGGCGGACTCCCGCAGGATCAACAGTAACATCCGTGAGGAGGAGTCGCGGCTGAGTGAGGAGGAGCAGCCCCCTCTGGCACTGTCCTCCATCATCCTGTCCTCAGAGTTCTGGCCCTCCCTaaaggaggagaagctggagctCCCCCCGCTGGTGTGCCAGGCCATGGAGGCCTACACCCACCGCTACGAGAAGCTCAAG GCCATGAGGACGCTGAGCTGGAAGCCCCACCTGGGCTCCGTCACGCTGGACGTGGAGCTGGAGGACCGCACCCTCAGCAACCTGACCGTGTCCCCGATCCACGCTGCCATCATCCTGCACTTCCAGGAAAAAG ACTCCTGGACTCTGGAGGAGCTGAGCGCCAAGCTGGGCGCCGCCAAGGAGCTGGTGCACAGGAAGCTGGCGCTGTGGCAGCAGCACGGCGTGCTGAGGGAGGAGGCGGGGGGGCGTTACTACGTGGTGGAGACGGGCTCCTCCAAGGAGAAGATGGAGCGGGGGGTGATGCTGATCGACAGCGACGAGGAGAGAGactccaacaccaccacccaatcagagcagagggaggagaagCTGCAG ctCTTCTGGGCCTACATCCAGGCCATGCTGACCAACCTGGACAGCATGACGCTGGAACGCATCCACTCCATGCTGCGGATGTTCGTCGCCACGGGACCCGTCGTCACGGAGATGGACGTCAACGAGCTGGAGGCCTTCCTGCAGAGGAAGGTGAGGGAGCATCAGCTGATGGTGTCCGCAGGCGTCTACAGGCTCCCCAAGTCCAACTGA
- the si:dkey-16l2.16 gene encoding ras-related protein Rab-35 yields MAGKDYNHLFKLLIIGDSNVGKSSLLLRFADNSFSGSYITTIGVDFKIRTVDIDGERVKLQIWDTAGQERFRTITSTYYRNTHGVIIVYDVTNPESFVNVKRWLNEISQNCDNVCKILVGNKNDDPARKKVDTQDAMRFGESMGVRLFETSAKENVNVEEMFMAFTHMVLRAKKQSQNRAERERERNDTVNINAQRDRDRRKRAKKCC; encoded by the exons ATGGCGGGAAAGGACTACAATCATCTCTTCAAGCTGCTGATCATCGGAGATTCCA ATGTGGGGAAAAGCAGCCTTCTGCTCCGCTTTGCTGACAACTCCTTCTCCG GAAGTTACATCACCACCATCGGCGTCGACTTCAAGATCCGTACGGTGGACATCGACGGCGAGCGGGTGAAGCTGCAGATCTGGGACACGGCGGGGCAGGAGAGGTTCAGGACCATCACATCCAC GTACTACAGGAACACCCACGGCGTCATCATCGTCTACGACGTCACCAACCCGGAGTCGTTCGTCAACGTCAAGCGGTGGCTGAATGAGATCTCGCAGAACTGCGACAACGTCTGTAAGATCCTGG TGGGAAACAAAAACGACGATCCTGCCAGGAAGAAGGTGGATACCCAGGATGCAATGCGTTTTGGGGAGTCGATGGGGGTCCGTCTGTTCGAGACAAGTGCCAAGGAGAACGTGAACGTTGAAGAG ATGTTCATGGCGTTCACCCACATGGTCCTCCGGGCCAAGAAGCAGAGCCAGAACCGAGCGGAGAGGGAACGCGAGCGGAACGACACCGTCAACATCAACGCCCAGAGGGACCGGGACCGCCGGAAGAGGGCGAAGAAGTGCTGCTGA